One stretch of Malus domestica chromosome 14, GDT2T_hap1 DNA includes these proteins:
- the LOC103404394 gene encoding uncharacterized protein produces the protein MAVELVELCIQAASESRDNVEKWRRQRRSLERLPPQLADSLLRRLIFRRLLFPSLLELFKNTVEEVDLRGESSVDAEWIAYLGAFRYLRSLNVSDCRRLTASALWPITGMESLRELDISRCPKVTDAGIRHLLSITTLEKLCISETGVSANGVMLLASLRNLSLLDLGGLPVTDQALSSLQVLTKLQYLDLWGSKISDTGAALLQAFPKMSFLNLAWTSVTKLPNLSSLECLNMSNCTINSLLQVSFTSFNCTIRAPLAKLIVSGATFGDEFEAFHDIEKTFLTFLDLSNSSLQKFYFLSHLNALEHLDLSSSTIGDDWLELIARIGVNLKYLNLSRTRVSSAGVGVVTGHVPNLEFLSVSHTSVDDVAVSYISMMPSVKFIDLSNTNIKGVIHQVEPESAPVLSLSALQSLRHLEKLNLKDTKVTDAALDPLKSFHELTDLTLKSASLTDNSLYHTSSIPKLTNLCVHDGVLTNSGLNSYKPPSTLRMMDLSGCWLLTEDAISSFCKAHSQIELRHELVHISPSKQIVSNRPSSSRSNRKASQAKQKQKQENVPVLPGFLDQRLKYSKEELLALQYSSLSLEPLARLHPDFTTHRPSSCLPW, from the exons atggcgGTGGAATTGGTGGAGCTCTGCATACAAGCCGCCTCTGAAAGCAGAGACAACGTCGAGAAATGGCGGAGGCAGCGACGGAGTCTCGAGCGCTTGCCTCCTCAGCTCGCCGACTCTCTCCTTCGCCGCCTCATCTTCCGCCGCCTCCTCTTCCCTTCCTTACTCGA ATTATTCAAAAACACCGTGGAGGAGGTTGATCTGCGAGGGGAGAGCTCCGTTGACGCCGAATGGATTGCATACCTAGGGGCATTTCGGTACTTGCGATCTTTGAACGTTTCTGATTGCCGTAGACTCACTGCCTCTGCTCTTTGGCCTATTACTG GGATGGAGAGTTTGAGGGAGTTGGACATTTCGAGATGTCCCAAGGTTACTGATGCTGGGATTAGGCATCTTCTATCAATTACAACTTTGGAAAAGTTGTGCATTTCTGAAACAGGTGTGTCGGCGAATGGGGTTATGCTTCTCGCTTCGCTGAGAAACTTGTCTCTCCTGGACTTGGGTGGTTTGCCTGTTACTGATCAAGCACTGAGTTCTCTTCAG GTACTTACTAAACTGCAGTACCTTGATCTTTGGGGGAGTAAAATATCTGACACAGGTGCTGCTCTTCTTCAAGCATTTCCCAAGATGAGTTTCCTCAATCTGGCTTGGACCAGTGTGACGAAGTTACCAAATTTGTCATCCCTCGAATGTCTAAACATGAGTAATTGTACAATTAATTCTCTACTTCAGGTGTCATTCACCAGCTTCAATTGTACAATTAGAGCTCCTTTGGCTAAGCTTATTGTTTCTGGAGCTACGTTTGGGGACGAGTTTGAAGCCTTCCATGATATTGAAAAAACTTTTTTGACCTTTTTGGATTTATCCAACTCCTCGCTTCAGAAATTCTACTTCTTATCTCATCTAAATGCTCTGGAACACTTGGATCTCAGCTCAAGTACAATAGGGGATGATTGGCTTGAACTAATTGCACGTATTGGAGTAAATTTGAAATATCTAAATCTTAGCCGCACCAGAGTCAGCTCTGCTGGCGTTGGAGTTGTCACTGGACATGTACCCAATCTTGAGTTCTTGTCAGTATCTCATACATCGGTTGATGATGTTGCCGTTTCATATATTAGCATGATGCCATCTGTGAAATTTATTGACTTGAGCAATACGAACATTAAAG gTGTCATTCACCAGGTTGAACCCGAGTCAGCTCCAGTTCTCTCGCTGTCAGCACTTCAAAGTCTCCGACACTTAGAAAAGTTGAATTTGAAGGATACGAAAGTTACGGATGCAGCTCTTGACCCTTTAAAGAGCTTCCATGAGTTAACCGATTTAACACTGAAAAGTGCATCTCTTACAGACAACTCGCTTTACCACACATCGTCTATACCAAAGCTCACAAATCTTTGCGTTCATGATGGTGTTCTGACCAATTCCGGGCTCAATTCATACAAACCTCCATCGACCCTAAGAATGATGGACCTGAGTGGTTGTTGGCTCTTAACCGAGGATGCGATCTCATCCTTCTGTAAAGCTCATTCTCAGATTGAATTAAGGCATGAACTTGTTCATATCTCTCCGTCAAAGCAGATTGTTTCTAATAGGCCATCTTCTTCACGATCAAATAGAAAGGCTTCACAGGcaaagcagaagcagaagcaggaAAATGTACCAGTGTTGCCAGGTTTTCTAg ATCAACGATTGAAGTATAGTAAAGAGGAGCTACTCGCGCTGCAGTACTCATCATTATCCCTGGAGCCGTTGGCACGATTGCATCCAGATTTTACAACGCATCGCCCTAGTAGCTGTCTGCCATGGTAA